One genomic segment of Gemmatimonadaceae bacterium includes these proteins:
- a CDS encoding transcriptional regulator, with translation MTASTPAAPPLDAVDGNDPSPLALDRLIHERMRLAIVSTLAVHEMLSFNELKALLDTTDGNLSVHARKLEDARYIQCTKGYDGRIPRTEYRLTATGREALERYLSHMEALIRRVGERS, from the coding sequence ATGACCGCCTCCACTCCCGCCGCACCGCCGCTGGACGCCGTGGACGGGAACGACCCGAGCCCGCTCGCCCTCGACCGGCTCATCCACGAACGGATGCGCCTCGCCATCGTCAGCACGCTCGCCGTGCACGAGATGCTCTCGTTCAACGAGCTCAAGGCGCTGCTCGACACCACCGACGGCAACCTCTCGGTGCACGCCCGCAAGCTGGAAGACGCCCGCTACATCCAGTGCACCAAGGGCTACGACGGCCGCATCCCCCGCACCGAGTACCGGCTGACCGCGACCGGCCGCGAGGCCCTCGAGCGCTACCTGTCCCACATGGAAGCACTCATCCGACGCGTCGGCGAACGCAGCTAG